The Chloroflexota bacterium genome has a segment encoding these proteins:
- a CDS encoding MRP family ATP-binding protein, giving the protein MMAQVTPEAVLAALRQVEDPDLKQDLVSLGMIRDLEIEGGKVRFTIVLTTPACPLKSKMEADARNAVAALPGVETVEVKMDAEVPNDGRVRGLLKVPVRNAIAVGSGKGGVGKSTVAVNVAVALAQAGARVGLMDADIYGPNVPTMMGIKHLPPAREGRLLPAEAYGVKVMSIGFLVKPGQALIWRGPMLHSAIRQFLSDVEWGELDYMIVDLPPGTGDAPLSLAQSLSLSGGVIVTLPQKVSLDDASRGLQMFQQLQVPVLGVVENMSYLELPDGTRMDIFGTGGGEVLAKEAGVPFLGAIPMDPAVREGGDSGTPIVVSNPDSPVAQAFIRLAEQLAAQLSIQAMKGTSAGPVDIKLVG; this is encoded by the coding sequence ATGATGGCTCAAGTAACCCCAGAGGCTGTGCTCGCAGCCCTTCGTCAGGTAGAAGACCCCGACCTGAAACAAGATTTGGTTTCGCTGGGCATGATTCGCGACCTGGAAATCGAAGGCGGCAAAGTGCGCTTCACGATTGTGCTGACCACCCCTGCCTGCCCTCTGAAATCCAAAATGGAAGCCGATGCTCGGAATGCAGTGGCTGCGTTGCCCGGCGTCGAGACCGTGGAAGTCAAGATGGACGCCGAAGTGCCCAACGATGGGCGGGTGCGTGGCCTGCTGAAAGTACCTGTCCGCAACGCGATTGCGGTGGGCTCCGGGAAAGGCGGCGTGGGCAAGAGCACCGTGGCCGTCAACGTGGCTGTGGCGCTGGCACAGGCTGGCGCACGCGTGGGTTTGATGGATGCCGATATCTACGGCCCCAATGTGCCCACCATGATGGGCATCAAGCACCTGCCTCCCGCTCGTGAAGGCCGTCTTTTGCCCGCCGAAGCCTACGGCGTCAAGGTCATGTCCATTGGTTTTCTGGTCAAACCCGGCCAGGCGCTGATCTGGCGTGGCCCCATGCTCCACTCGGCTATTCGACAATTCCTCAGCGATGTGGAATGGGGCGAACTCGACTACATGATTGTGGACCTGCCGCCGGGCACGGGTGATGCTCCCCTCAGCCTGGCGCAGAGCCTCTCGCTTTCAGGCGGCGTCATTGTCACCCTGCCGCAGAAAGTTTCATTGGATGATGCCAGCCGCGGCCTGCAGATGTTCCAGCAGTTGCAGGTGCCGGTGCTGGGTGTGGTGGAAAACATGAGTTATCTGGAACTGCCGGATGGCACCCGGATGGATATCTTCGGCACTGGCGGCGGTGAAGTCCTGGCAAAAGAAGCGGGTGTGCCTTTCTTGGGCGCAATCCCGATGGACCCCGCGGTGCGGGAAGGCGGCGATAGCGGGACGCCCATTGTGGTTTCCAACCCCGATTCGCCCGTTGCTCAGGCTTTCATTCGCCTGGCTGAACAACTGGCGGCTCAATTGAGCATTCAGGCGATGAAAGGCACCTCCGCCGGACCGGTGGACATCAAACTTGTGGGGTAG
- a CDS encoding 4Fe-4S dicluster domain-containing protein, giving the protein MDGSGILKGLGVTFKRLIDTYVDDFKRGKKRYYTEEGIEYRRSTEVKGIFTVQYPEEKLPVPEEFRFVPFLVGEEKEDGTLDPRCTACGICTKVCPAQCIWIVRSKDPKTGRPHPKPAEFYIDIDLCMNCGLCAEYCPFDAIKMDHDYELATYDRFADDVLDINKLLKPVSYYAEIRPRNYEREEEARRKAEEAKRKAAEARAKAKAAREAKKKQAKKE; this is encoded by the coding sequence ATGGATGGTTCCGGAATCCTCAAAGGCTTAGGCGTGACATTCAAGCGCCTGATTGATACCTATGTGGACGACTTCAAGCGCGGTAAGAAGCGCTATTACACCGAAGAAGGCATCGAATACCGCCGCAGCACCGAGGTGAAGGGCATCTTCACCGTGCAGTACCCCGAAGAAAAACTGCCGGTGCCGGAAGAGTTTCGCTTTGTGCCGTTTTTGGTCGGTGAAGAGAAGGAAGACGGCACGCTTGATCCCCGCTGCACCGCGTGCGGCATTTGCACCAAAGTGTGCCCGGCGCAGTGTATCTGGATTGTGCGCTCCAAGGACCCGAAGACGGGGCGGCCGCATCCCAAGCCGGCAGAGTTTTACATTGACATTGACCTCTGCATGAACTGCGGCTTGTGTGCGGAATATTGTCCCTTCGATGCCATCAAGATGGACCACGATTACGAACTGGCAACCTACGACCGCTTTGCCGACGACGTCTTGGATATCAACAAACTGCTTAAGCCGGTGTCGTACTACGCCGAAATCCGCCCGCGCAACTATGAGCGTGAAGAGGAAGCCCGCCGCAAGGCCGAAGAGGCCAAGCGGAAGGCCGCCGAAGCACGCGCGAAAGCGAAGGCTGCTCGGGAAGCCAAGAAGAAGCAAGCGAAGAAGGAGTAG
- a CDS encoding NADH-quinone oxidoreductase subunit D: MSEQTVMLQNEEELLLSRFPEVVKKDERKGYEGYVVEAKALRDFATTVRDELGYDYLSSVTGVDYLPEGKMEVVYHAYKTTGGPALVFKVQVPRENPVVPSLVPVYPGADFQEREAWDLLGIKFEGHPNLKRILLWEGFQGHPLRKDWREPYYEADHKPYKSRFPEGKFFRIEDRNPFDKNVDYPAGFDPDRWVPDNSNALIYEGLGRVEKADDDLPTEQIVVNLGPQHPSTHGVFRMVVTLDGETIVDLEPVMGYLHRNHEKIGERNTWLMNMPFTDRLDYLAPMSNNFGYALAVEKLLGVKPPERAEYIRVIMAELTRIQNHIFAIGMFLNDMGAYFTPSLYAIEERELILDVFEAVAGSRMMVNYFRFGGVARDIPEDVMKKIHELAFERLPRRIDELDRYLTGSEIVRVRSEGTGVLTAEQAIAYSAAGPVLRASGVPYDVRRADPYSIYDRFDFDVAVRYHGDVYDRYLIRMDEVRQSIRIIQQALQQMPEGPIMAGKPQYQHRVPAGEAYGRVEGPKGELGFYVVSNGKGNPWRYHVRAPSFINLTALAEMTKGQKVGDVVIILGSIDIVLGETDR, translated from the coding sequence ATGAGCGAACAGACGGTAATGCTTCAGAACGAAGAGGAATTGCTGCTTTCCCGCTTCCCTGAGGTGGTGAAGAAGGATGAGCGTAAGGGCTATGAAGGCTATGTGGTGGAAGCCAAGGCCTTGCGCGATTTTGCAACCACCGTGAGGGATGAGTTGGGCTACGACTATCTTTCCTCGGTCACGGGGGTAGATTACCTCCCCGAAGGCAAGATGGAAGTGGTCTATCATGCCTACAAGACCACCGGCGGCCCGGCTCTGGTGTTCAAAGTGCAGGTGCCGCGCGAAAACCCTGTGGTGCCTTCGCTGGTGCCGGTCTACCCCGGTGCCGATTTCCAGGAGCGCGAAGCCTGGGACTTGCTCGGCATCAAATTCGAAGGGCATCCGAACCTGAAGCGCATTTTGCTGTGGGAAGGCTTCCAGGGGCATCCGCTGCGCAAGGATTGGCGCGAGCCGTACTACGAGGCCGATCACAAGCCCTACAAGAGCCGTTTCCCCGAGGGGAAGTTCTTCCGCATTGAAGACCGCAACCCCTTCGACAAAAACGTGGATTATCCGGCGGGCTTCGACCCCGATAGATGGGTGCCTGACAATTCCAACGCCCTGATTTACGAAGGATTGGGCCGGGTTGAAAAGGCTGACGACGATTTGCCCACCGAGCAAATTGTGGTCAACCTGGGACCGCAGCACCCCTCCACCCACGGTGTGTTCCGCATGGTGGTGACGCTGGACGGCGAAACCATTGTGGATCTGGAACCGGTGATGGGCTATTTGCACCGCAACCATGAGAAAATCGGCGAGCGCAACACCTGGCTGATGAACATGCCCTTCACCGACCGCCTGGACTACCTGGCGCCGATGAGCAACAACTTTGGCTATGCCCTGGCGGTGGAAAAACTGCTGGGCGTGAAGCCTCCGGAACGGGCAGAGTACATTCGGGTCATCATGGCGGAACTCACCCGTATCCAAAACCACATTTTCGCCATCGGCATGTTCCTCAACGACATGGGTGCCTACTTCACGCCGTCGTTGTATGCGATTGAAGAGCGCGAACTCATTCTGGATGTCTTCGAGGCGGTAGCGGGTTCCCGCATGATGGTGAACTACTTCCGCTTTGGCGGCGTGGCGCGGGATATTCCCGAAGATGTGATGAAGAAGATCCACGAACTGGCCTTCGAGCGTCTGCCGCGGCGCATTGACGAACTGGACCGCTATTTGACGGGCAGCGAAATCGTGCGGGTGCGCAGCGAAGGCACGGGCGTTCTCACGGCCGAACAGGCCATTGCTTACTCGGCGGCTGGCCCGGTGTTGCGGGCTTCAGGTGTGCCGTACGATGTGCGCCGCGCCGACCCGTACAGCATCTACGACCGCTTCGACTTTGATGTGGCGGTGCGCTATCACGGCGATGTCTACGACCGCTACCTCATCCGCATGGACGAGGTGCGGCAGAGCATCCGCATCATCCAGCAGGCCTTGCAGCAAATGCCCGAAGGCCCGATTATGGCCGGCAAGCCCCAGTACCAGCATCGGGTGCCCGCAGGCGAGGCTTACGGGCGTGTGGAAGGCCCGAAGGGCGAACTGGGCTTCTATGTGGTTTCCAACGGCAAAGGGAACCCCTGGCGCTACCATGTGCGCGCCCCATCGTTCATCAACCTGACCGCCCTTGCCGAAATGACCAAAGGCCAGAAAGTGGGCGATGTGGTGATTATCCTCGGCTCCATCGATATCGTGTTGGGCGAAACCGACCGCTAA
- a CDS encoding NADH-quinone oxidoreductase subunit B, producing the protein MSTKPKDEGLNSPKYDIPEELQNTVTITTLDKIYNWGRRNSLWPMMFGLACCAIEMICTAAARYDFARFGMEVMRPSPRQSDVMIVAGTVTKKMVPQIVRLYNQMASPKYVVAMGACASGGGPFKEGYNVVSGIDKYLPVDVYIPGCPPTPQALIYGLMKLQQKVDKQTIKEVYGHADEMIPVPVLGPDIMDPREYDQIREYARQKAEQEAAAAAEAAQA; encoded by the coding sequence ATGAGCACCAAACCAAAGGATGAGGGTTTGAATTCCCCCAAGTACGACATTCCAGAAGAACTGCAAAACACGGTCACAATTACCACGCTGGATAAGATTTACAACTGGGGGCGGCGGAATTCCCTCTGGCCGATGATGTTCGGGCTGGCGTGCTGCGCAATCGAGATGATCTGTACCGCTGCGGCGCGCTACGACTTCGCCCGCTTCGGCATGGAGGTGATGCGCCCCAGCCCTCGCCAGTCCGACGTGATGATTGTGGCGGGCACCGTCACTAAGAAAATGGTGCCGCAAATCGTCCGCCTTTACAACCAGATGGCAAGCCCCAAATATGTGGTGGCGATGGGGGCCTGCGCATCCGGCGGTGGCCCTTTCAAAGAGGGCTACAATGTGGTTTCGGGCATCGATAAATACCTGCCGGTGGATGTGTACATTCCCGGCTGCCCGCCCACCCCTCAGGCGCTGATCTATGGCCTGATGAAACTGCAGCAAAAGGTGGACAAGCAGACCATCAAAGAGGTCTACGGCCACGCCGACGAGATGATCCCGGTGCCGGTGCTGGGCCCCGATATTATGGACCCGCGCGAGTACGACCAGATTCGCGAATACGCCCGCCAGAAGGCCGAACAAGAGGCTGCGGCTGCTGCCGAAGCCGCCCAAGCCTAA
- the iscX gene encoding Fe-S assembly protein IscX: protein MQVIEPLTWEATYALAEALMQRHTGVDLAAVSLSDIHRWVLALPGFDDDPALANDDILLAIYREWLEMTLETQG from the coding sequence GTGCAGGTGATCGAACCGCTAACTTGGGAAGCGACCTATGCCCTCGCTGAAGCGCTCATGCAGCGGCACACGGGGGTGGATTTGGCGGCGGTCTCTCTCTCCGACATCCACCGCTGGGTGTTGGCGCTACCGGGTTTTGACGATGACCCGGCGCTGGCAAACGATGACATTTTGTTGGCAATCTATCGTGAATGGCTGGAAATGACCCTGGAGACGCAGGGCTGA
- the glmS gene encoding glutamine--fructose-6-phosphate transaminase (isomerizing), with translation MCGIVGYIGPRNATPIVLNGLKRLEYRGYDSAGLAVLTPDGVEVRREVGKLHRLQTLVEAEPLSGHLGIGHTRWATHGEPSRRNAHPHISETGKVVVVHNGIVENFLTLRDELAAEGAQFRSETDSEVIAHLIERFLSQEADLVEASRQALQLLEGSNAVVVISTLEPDKIVAARLGNAGGIVIGFGEGEMLVASDLPAILEHTRRVAFLEPRQMAVVQAEGVQVMTLDREPVPVQPTVVPWDPVAAEKGEYRHFMQKEIHEQVRGLADTIAGRVDFEEGRVFLDTLNLTADFARRVRKVFITACGTAYHAGLVGKVLLERIARVPVEVMVASEFRYADPLVGPDDVVLAISQSGETADTLAAMEEGRRKGATLWSIVNAIGSQAMRIADGYISMQVGPEIGVASTKAYTAPLVDLYMLAVLLGDLRGTLPADERRRLVNDLRLVPDLVGQVLEREEEVIAVARQLKEVRSCLYIGRGIDMATAYEGALKLKEISYIHAEGYPAGEMKHGPIALLDEETPVIAIAPQGPWYDKMVSQVEQAKARHAPVIAVATDGDELFPPVADAVLWVPPTPWLLSPVVTVVPLQMLAYHIAAMRGLDVDQPRNLAKSVTVE, from the coding sequence ATGTGTGGCATTGTTGGCTACATTGGGCCGCGCAACGCGACCCCTATTGTGCTCAATGGCCTTAAACGGCTGGAATATCGCGGTTACGACTCAGCCGGTCTGGCGGTGCTGACCCCCGACGGCGTGGAAGTGCGTCGTGAGGTGGGCAAACTCCACCGTTTGCAAACGCTGGTGGAAGCCGAACCGTTGTCGGGGCACCTTGGCATCGGCCATACCCGTTGGGCTACCCACGGCGAGCCTTCGCGGCGTAACGCCCACCCGCATATCAGCGAAACCGGCAAAGTGGTGGTGGTGCATAACGGCATTGTCGAAAACTTCCTGACCCTGCGCGATGAATTGGCAGCGGAAGGCGCGCAGTTCCGCTCCGAGACCGATAGCGAGGTCATCGCGCATCTGATTGAGCGTTTCCTGAGTCAGGAAGCCGACCTGGTTGAGGCTTCTCGCCAGGCTTTGCAGTTGCTGGAGGGCTCCAATGCTGTGGTGGTGATTTCCACGTTAGAGCCGGACAAAATCGTCGCCGCTCGCCTTGGCAACGCGGGCGGTATTGTGATTGGTTTTGGGGAAGGCGAGATGCTGGTGGCTTCCGATCTGCCTGCCATTCTGGAACACACGCGGCGGGTGGCTTTCCTGGAGCCGCGCCAGATGGCCGTGGTGCAGGCCGAGGGGGTTCAGGTGATGACCCTGGACCGCGAGCCGGTGCCGGTGCAACCCACCGTCGTCCCCTGGGACCCCGTCGCTGCCGAAAAGGGCGAATATCGCCACTTCATGCAAAAGGAAATCCACGAACAGGTGCGCGGCCTGGCTGATACCATTGCCGGGCGGGTGGATTTCGAAGAGGGTCGGGTGTTCCTCGATACCCTCAATCTGACGGCCGACTTTGCCCGTCGCGTTCGGAAGGTCTTCATTACGGCTTGTGGCACGGCTTATCACGCGGGGCTGGTTGGCAAAGTGCTGCTGGAGCGTATTGCCCGGGTGCCGGTGGAAGTCATGGTGGCTTCGGAATTTCGTTATGCCGACCCGCTGGTGGGGCCGGATGATGTGGTGCTGGCGATCAGCCAGTCGGGGGAAACCGCCGACACGCTCGCCGCGATGGAAGAGGGGCGGCGCAAAGGGGCCACGCTGTGGTCGATTGTCAATGCCATTGGCTCGCAGGCCATGCGCATTGCCGATGGCTACATTTCGATGCAGGTTGGACCGGAAATCGGCGTGGCTTCGACCAAGGCTTACACCGCGCCGCTGGTGGATTTGTATATGCTGGCGGTGTTGTTGGGCGACCTGCGCGGCACGTTGCCGGCAGACGAGCGGCGGCGGTTGGTCAACGATTTACGGCTGGTCCCCGACCTGGTGGGGCAGGTGCTGGAGCGTGAAGAAGAAGTGATCGCCGTGGCGCGCCAGTTGAAGGAAGTGCGGAGCTGTTTGTACATCGGCCGGGGCATTGATATGGCAACGGCCTACGAAGGCGCTTTGAAACTCAAGGAGATTTCGTATATCCACGCAGAGGGCTACCCGGCGGGTGAGATGAAGCATGGCCCTATTGCCTTGCTGGATGAGGAAACGCCGGTTATCGCCATTGCCCCGCAGGGGCCGTGGTATGACAAAATGGTGAGCCAGGTGGAGCAGGCCAAAGCGCGCCATGCGCCGGTGATTGCCGTCGCCACTGATGGGGACGAACTCTTCCCGCCGGTGGCCGATGCGGTTTTGTGGGTGCCGCCCACGCCGTGGCTGCTTAGCCCGGTGGTCACCGTGGTGCCGTTGCAGATGCTGGCTTACCACATTGCGGCCATGCGTGGCCTGGATGTGGACCAGCCGCGTAACCTTGCCAAATCGGTGACGGTGGAGTAG
- a CDS encoding 30S ribosomal protein S6: MLHLRPLPRPSADHIPLPAPPPEATPRKGGPMRPYEIVFIAHPDLDENALNETTEKVKGWIAAAGGEVTKVEPWGKRRMAYAIRKRREGYYVLLEANMPPTAVAELERNMRLHEPIMRYLVTRMDE; encoded by the coding sequence ATGCTACACTTACGCCCGTTGCCGCGCCCAAGCGCGGACCATATTCCGCTTCCGGCCCCTCCGCCGGAGGCAACCCCGAGGAAAGGAGGTCCTATGCGTCCGTACGAGATCGTTTTCATCGCCCACCCTGACCTGGACGAGAACGCCCTCAACGAAACAACTGAAAAGGTCAAAGGGTGGATCGCCGCTGCTGGTGGCGAAGTTACCAAGGTGGAGCCCTGGGGGAAACGGCGCATGGCTTACGCCATTCGCAAACGCCGGGAAGGCTACTATGTTCTCCTGGAAGCCAACATGCCGCCCACAGCCGTGGCCGAACTGGAACGCAACATGCGCCTGCACGAACCCATCATGCGCTATCTGGTCACCCGCATGGACGAGTAA
- a CDS encoding single-stranded DNA-binding protein: MSRGLNKVMLIGRLGRDPEMRYTPSGRAVTTFNVATSRSWNTANGDRRTETEWFRVVAWGNLAEICNQLLRKGQQVYIEGRLKNYRWQDDNGTQHIRTEIVANEMIILGDRKHLRADGDNHSSHTTEEIPAEHEEAHDIPEDEFPF, encoded by the coding sequence ATGAGCCGTGGTTTGAACAAGGTGATGCTGATTGGCCGCTTAGGCCGCGACCCGGAAATGCGCTACACCCCCTCGGGCCGTGCCGTGACCACCTTCAACGTGGCTACCAGCCGCAGTTGGAACACCGCCAACGGTGACCGCCGCACCGAAACCGAATGGTTTCGCGTGGTCGCCTGGGGCAACTTAGCCGAAATTTGCAACCAGTTGCTCCGCAAAGGGCAGCAAGTTTATATCGAAGGCCGCCTGAAAAACTATCGCTGGCAAGACGACAACGGCACCCAACACATCCGCACCGAAATCGTCGCCAACGAAATGATCATCCTGGGCGACCGCAAACACCTCCGAGCCGACGGCGATAACCATAGCAGCCACACCACCGAAGAAATTCCCGCCGAACACGAAGAGGCCCACGACATCCCTGAAGACGAATTCCCCTTCTAA
- the rpsR gene encoding 30S ribosomal protein S18, translating to MANNNQRRRYYSRPKVCQFCVEKVDHIDYKQVDLLRRYITDDGKIRPRRQTGTCAKHQRQLARAIKRARHLALLPFVGEVSIR from the coding sequence ATGGCAAACAACAATCAACGGCGGCGCTATTACAGCCGCCCGAAAGTGTGCCAGTTCTGCGTTGAAAAGGTTGACCACATCGACTACAAGCAGGTTGACCTGCTGCGCCGCTACATCACCGACGACGGCAAAATTCGCCCCCGCCGCCAGACGGGCACGTGCGCCAAGCACCAGCGCCAGCTGGCGCGGGCCATCAAACGCGCCCGCCATCTGGCCCTCTTGCCCTTCGTCGGCGAAGTTTCGATCCGCTAA